One Alnus glutinosa chromosome 13, dhAlnGlut1.1, whole genome shotgun sequence genomic window, tttggtcatttgaCGATAACAGTATATGTAAACAGTTACATTGCCTTGTACTTCTGCACTAGCAAATACTGACTGTTATCCCATCTTATTAAATATCTACGCATGACTCTTTTGGAATATAATTTCTAGATAAagtaaccccaaggggttggctcaagtagTCAGGGccttggtccttgtggtattcTCATGAGGTCTAAGTTTCGAATTTCCTAGGGTACAAACAATTTCTTGGGGCCAGCTAGCTGACGAAGCCGGAGTATTATCCAATCCGTGTGGAGGGAGCGCTTGCACGAGTTTGAGGTTTACCACAAgagtgggtacacgaagtggccctGTCTTGGAAAGGTTccttgtcataaaaaaaaaaaaataataaaataaaaaaaaataaaatcaagataAGGTTGCTGGATTATTTGGGTTTGCGTGTCCCTTCAACTGGAAACTTTATAGTTGGCTTCATTTCGAGGATTTCTGTTCATGATTGGTACTTTGTAAAGGGATTTGGAAATCTAGTCCAATACTCTAGTTGTTGATACGATTACGATGATTGTCTTTATAAGGAGGCCTTGTCATAAAGTTAGTAAAAGTTTGGACTCTAGAGAAATGGTTTAGTTGATGTAGCAGTTTGCTTTCTCAGTTGAGAATTGTGAACTCTTAATCTTAAACCTTGTTTTCAGACTTATTTCtagtttagtttctttttttcttataagtaatcgagatatcattaaaaactTAAAGCGCACCTaagtatacatgaagtatacaagagaaacacctctagaaggagaaaaaagaacaaggagcTTATTCCTAGTTTATTTACTTTTTGGCTTTCAATTTATGGCCAGAATATCAAATAATGTTTCTCTTCATCTGTTCTAACAAGGCCAGGTTCTTTATGTGAGACTTCTATGATGATGTCATGTATATTGAAAAATTGGGGAATGAGAGGAATCCAACACCTAGATGCTCACCCTCACTACTTATAACATATCCGTCTCTATAACTTGGCTTTTACACTCTTGGGGGAAAAGATGAGTGCTGACCTGTCAGACAAATGTTTTTCAGCTCTAATCTCCTACGTCTTGTACAATTTATGACACTAGGTTTGATCTCCCTTGTACTTTCTCCGGGAGTTATGATTTAATTGTTGCTTAAGGATGATAATTACCTCATAGCTACTTCTATTAGTTCATACTTATGGGAAATAAAATTTGCATTTATTCTGATATAACAACTATTCTGCAGGCCTGTGACAGTGAAGAAGATGGTTTATTTGGTTTTGACCTGCATAGTGATGGTGATGGCCAAAGGCATGTGATTCTAATATTCATGACTAAAACAAACTTTTCACTTCTCTATGAGGACTGACTGAGCATGTGACTTCCTTGTATGCAGACATCTAAATGCCAGcatcaaagaaaatgaaacagATAATGCGTTGGGATCAAATGGTTCAGTGTTGGACTTCCCTCCAAAGCGCTCCTCCTATTCCTGTATTCAAATGAATGGCAAAGAGGTCTTTCGATTTGCTGCACGATGTGTGCCACAATCAATTGAGTCTGCCCTTGGAAAGGCTGGCCTCTCTGGGTCAAGCATTGATTGGTTACTGCTTCATCAGGTATGCTAGATACTACCTACAAAATTTTAAACAGAAGGTTGTGTTTAGAACCTAAGATATACCTGGTCGGTCACATTCTAGCGTGGAAATTTATTAAGAGTTTAGTTCATTAAACAATTTTGGCTGGtatgtgatttttcttttctgttcttttctttagCTTTTGAAACAGTTAATGAGGATAGTAGTCtaggtgaaaattttaatatgtagccgaaatcattattttttgaaGGTTATCGCACATAGGGACAAACAAAAATTGGGTCTGGACTTCTGCTTTGATATGCCCTGAAGTCGTGTATTGAAGTCACTTTTAGGTTGCTTGGTGGCAGTATAACTTTGTCTAATCTTTCTtgatgtcaaaagacataaaagtTTATCATATCTGCTCCATTTTCAAATTGCTTATAAAGGGTATTATTAAGTAGGTGGTCTGAAGTAGAAAATGGTGTAAGAAATAATGTTGAACTTTTATACCTTCATAATAAGGGTATACTGGAAGAAGTCATTCTTTGGAAGGACTTGGATACAATCTTAAAAATTGTCACATGTTGTTTTGCATTGTACCCGTGATGAAGTAAGTAATGAGAGATTGATTGATAAATTGCAGGCAAACCAGAGGATCATTGATGCAGTTGCTGCACGTTTACATGTCCCACCAGAACGGGTCATATCAAATTTGGCAAATTATGGTAACACAAGCGCTGCTTCCATTCCATTAGCATTGGATGAAGCTGTCCGAAGTGGGAAGGTCAAGGCAGGCCATACCATTGCTGCTGCGGGCTTCGGAGCGGGTCTTACATGGGGTTCTGCTATTCTCAGATGGGGATAAACCTCACTTTTCCACCCAATCACCCCCACACTAACACAAGAGAAAATATCAAGGGCAATTCTCCGATTCCTTATGTACTGCTCTCCATATACTTTGCCATAAAAAGAAGGCATATTCTCCATAAGCctccttttgtttgtttggctTTTTCATACCTTTTAGCTTTCGCACtctcaataaattttattatttttttccatagTCAATTAATTTACTTGCTTCTTCTATATCTCTCAAAACTAGaccaaaaatacttcaaaatacaaaacaatctaATATAATCTTCCTTGCACTTATGCAATGAACTATTTGTGAAGTAAAAGGAaatcgaaaaagaaaaattaacagTAACTAAtgataattacaaaaacaagaaataaaaatagaatcctataaataaataaagttactACTCAAATGCTACTGCTTCAAGCCTAGATTTAATCCTTTGTAATGTACTCTCAATTGCAATGTCAAATGCATCTTTGGTTGTCCTGAAATTGAAGGAACTCCCGTGCCTCCTGTACATAACTCTCGGCATTAACTCCAACACTTTCTCTCTCATCCTCCTAACTCTGGTTGTGGGTATACTCATTAACGCGTCTAAAATTCTCTGTCCCTTAAACACCACCTCCTCCTTTGGTATAAAGACCGAGAACTCCCCGTATATCTCTTCCGGCAAATGCCACTTGTACTGCGACTTCGCCGACAAGTCCTCGAAGAAGACCGGTATGCAGCCGGCGAGAAGGCTATCAAAAGTGGACCTCCGCGTGGGTGTGTCCCCGGGTGGCTGCAAGCAAAAGCTCGCTTGCAACATAGGCTTCATGTACCTTATTGGGTCGTGCTCACACGCGCCATTAGAGCAATCCACGACCTCACACAGCTTCACGTACCCACCAAGAGACTGGGTCACATTATTGGACTCATTCTCACACTCGTTCCTAATGCTCCGCCGGATGTTGGGCGTGGCCGAGACCCCTCCGCCGCCGGCGAAGAGCATAAAGGTGGACCTCCTGGACCGCCTCACGCGGCGAATCCACGACTCCAAGAAGGAGAGGGTCGGGGGGTGAAACGAGGTCGGGTAAGGGACGGCGTGTTCCTGCCACGGCCAAGCTCTGGCCTCTAACGTCAAAGCCGTGACGTTGTAGAACTCGGGAAGTTGGAGGAAGGAACTGCCCCACGTGGGGGGATGGTTGCGCAAAGGTTGCGAGAAGTCCCAGGAAGGCCTGGCCATGACCAGGAAATGGTCGTGGCCTTCATGGCGAGCCCACATCCCGGGGCTATCATCTTGGAGAAATTCGAACAATTCAAGGCCGTGGTCGGCGCTGGCATTGACGTCGGGGCCGTAGAGGTAACGGAGGGCATCGATGGCGGCATAGTAAGGGAGATAGACGGCGTTGGCGGCGTTGGGATCGGTGGTGAGGCAAGAGTAGTCGAGCATGCGGCGGTGGAAGATGAGCTCCAGCATGAGAGGGTCGGTGCGGAACCAGCTGTGGGAGCGAGGATGGGTCTTGTGGCCGAGGCCGTGGTTGGGGAGGTAGGGGCAGAAGTTGTCGAAGAGAGGGTATTGGGAGCAGTTGGACAAGAGATCCAGGTTGAACCGAGAGGGCAGCCGTCTGATGTAGATCCAACGGTCCGTGCAGTCAGTGGTGGGCTGGGAAACGGTCGATTTGAGGAGTAAGAGGAAGAGGGTGGTGGTGAGAATGAGAATTCTGGGTATGGAGGCCATGGGAATGGATTGGGGATTGGGGATTGGGGAGCGATGGAGAAGTTtggatccttttttttttttttttgggtggggggggaGACAGCTAGGGAgatgctttttcttttcctttagttGTAATGATCCATGCCGAGAGTTGTTTTTCTTTAACTTTGTTGTTGCgttgtgagagagaaagagggagagattgGTGGAAAAAGAGAAAACCGAAGGAACGTGTATATAACTGTATAAGTGAGAGTTTTAAGTGTAATGTGGACAAGTGGTGGACTCATTTAGTTTGACGCACTATTGTCGGTGGGAGGGAACAACGGCTTGTGGGAAATAATCCCATGTGCAATCATCAATGATCGGATGCACGTCACGCTCACTGCCGATTTATACGAGGGAATTGACTAAGTCGCATAGAAAAttactgggttttttttttcgaactaCAGCTTCTACACCTACCTCTCAAATTACCGCAtgatttataacattttttttcaaactttcaatttcaatttattatgCAATTTGCGATGTTCTTCACTCTATTTAAATAGAGGATTGTGCCTTTCACATTACCTAAAGGCTAAAATGACAAGAGGAAATGCTACTtttacaacatcaatacaaTATGGGCACAACAttccctcacatggggtgggccccATCCCATATGAGGGGGTGTTATGCCCATGTTGTGGGGGTGTAGTACAGTAATCGGTCCTTAATGACAATAATACAATGCTTAATAAAAGAGGAGTGATTGGTGCATAAcagttgtgtaattgttgtgcacCATTCTAAATACATGTGATGGGTCTCACGTGAGACTTATGTGGTGGAACACCACATGTGACCTACCCCATATTTCTAAGACCTTGCACAATAGTTGTGCACTGTTGTGCAAGAGTTATTTTCCTAATAAAAAgggtaaattaaaaaaaaaaattctgaaaaaacaaattaaaaaaagggggTAAAGTCTAGGTACCCTCTCAAACTATATTCAATTTGACAATGTCTTTTCAAAATTAGCAAAAATATTGTCAATGTTCTCCAAATTACGAAAATaccttttataaaataaaaaataacaaaaaacttaaaaatacactcaaactatttttttttttaaaaaaaaaataataataaccgATAAATCTAATGGAGGACTTGGTGAGGTTAACCtttgattttatgatttttcttgtGATTTATTTCTGGAGATAAGTTATGATGAATTTGTGGGTTGTGCTTTACGAACctgaaggaaaatatttggcAATGCAAAAAGTAGTCTTTGTCGTTTCAATCTGGACTGCAGTGTGCGCGGCAAACAGAGTTTGTTTCTTCATGCCGGTGGAGCCAGGATTTTGGTTGAGTaggataaatttttatttttatttttattttttgtttcaataaatggaaaaaaaaatctaaagttaatccaaaattaaacaaaaatattaaaataataactaacgcaataaataaataattcaataaaatttaattatcgcttaaaacttataaatgtaacttacaatttattttgtcacatCTAATGTTCATTTATTCAGTTGTCTTTAACGAGTCTTCATATCTTGAAATCGCTGCATGATTTCTTTATTGCTATTAGTCTTAAATATATCATTCTCAATATACGTAACCAAACAATCATTCATTCA contains:
- the LOC133854151 gene encoding probable xyloglucan galactosyltransferase GT19; the encoded protein is MASIPRILILTTTLFLLLLKSTVSQPTTDCTDRWIYIRRLPSRFNLDLLSNCSQYPLFDNFCPYLPNHGLGHKTHPRSHSWFRTDPLMLELIFHRRMLDYSCLTTDPNAANAVYLPYYAAIDALRYLYGPDVNASADHGLELFEFLQDDSPGMWARHEGHDHFLVMARPSWDFSQPLRNHPPTWGSSFLQLPEFYNVTALTLEARAWPWQEHAVPYPTSFHPPTLSFLESWIRRVRRSRRSTFMLFAGGGGVSATPNIRRSIRNECENESNNVTQSLGGYVKLCEVVDCSNGACEHDPIRYMKPMLQASFCLQPPGDTPTRRSTFDSLLAGCIPVFFEDLSAKSQYKWHLPEEIYGEFSVFIPKEEVVFKGQRILDALMSIPTTRVRRMREKVLELMPRVMYRRHGSSFNFRTTKDAFDIAIESTLQRIKSRLEAVAFE